The Triticum aestivum cultivar Chinese Spring chromosome 7B, IWGSC CS RefSeq v2.1, whole genome shotgun sequence genome window below encodes:
- the LOC123161020 gene encoding transcription factor BHLH094 isoform X1: protein MEGTAGGGSGDYITSLLTSSPMLDFGVLDGAVAAGGNCLEKFCGDPGFAERAARLSSFNGQHFTPGLFGMPPPAPGAGNGEFGGSREASSVSDPASAMKDANAKKRKAPAAKGKAKEPSLSTSCQVGEQKEADVKRCRTGDAEKKVKPKAEQAGSDSSVEDGEQRKGKGKNAKPVEPPKDYVHVRARRGQATDSHSLAERVRRERISQRMKFLQDLVPGCNKVIGKALMLDEIINYVQSLQRQVEFLSMKLATVNPLDFSNLPTLLHKDMYGPSASSVFSLESSSSAFPFSDQGDVFQSFLPSSMESQCTLNQLDLALSQATNAAQYAFQDGTATASTNLQQQRNFWEDDLQSVFHVDNRQSQDNGVSAESFHGDLQTGQMKMEF from the exons ATGGAGGGCACGGCCGGAGGCGGCAGCGGCGACTACATTACCAGCCTCCTCACCTCGTCGCCGATGCTCGACTTCGGCGTGCTGGACGGCGCCGTGGCGGCGGGCGGGAACTGCCTGGAGAAGTTCTGCGGCGACCCGGGGTTCGCGGAGCGGGCGGCGCGGCTGTCCAGCTTCAACGGGCAGCACTTCACGCCAGGGCTCTTCGGGATGCCACCGCCGGCGCCCGGCGCGGGCAACGGCGAGTTCGGCGGCTCGCGGGAGGCGTCTTCCGTGTCAGACCCTGCCTCGGCGATGAAGGACGCCaatgccaagaagaggaaggcgCCCGCGGCCAAAGGCAAGGCCAAGGAGCCTTCCCTCAGCACCTCTTGCCAG GTCGGGGAGCAGAAGGAGGCGGACGTCAAGAGGTGCAGGACGGGTGACGCCGAGAAGAAGGTGAAGCCCAAGGCGGAGCAGGCCGGGAGCGACAGCTCGGTGGAGGACGGCGAGCAGaggaagggcaaggggaagaatgCCAAGCCGGTGGAGCCCCCCAAGGACTACGTCCATGTCCGGGCAAGGAGAGGCCAGGCCACTGACAGCCACAGCCTGGCAGAGCGG GTGAGAAGAGAGAGGATCAGCCAGCGGATGAAATTTCTCCAGGACCTCGTCccaggatgcaacaag GTGATTGGCAAGGCACTGATGCTTGATGAGATCATAAACTACGTGCAGTCGCTTCAACGGCAAGTCGAG TTCCTCTCCATGAAGCTCGCAACCGTGAACCCGCTCGACTTCAGCAACCTGCCCACGCTCCTGCACAAAGAT ATGTACGGCCCATCGGCGAGCTCGGTGTTCTCGCTCGAGAGCTCCAGCTCGGCCTTCCCGTTCAGCGACCAAGGAGACGTCTTCCAGTCCTTCCTGCCCAGCAGCATGGAGAGCCAGTGCACCCTGAATCAGCTGGACCTGGCTCTGTCCCAGGCCACCAACGCAGCGCAGTACGCCTTCCAGGATGGGACGGCCACGGCCAGCACGAACCTCCAGCAG CAGAGGAACTTCTGGGAGGATGATCTCCAGAGCGTTTTTCATGTGGACAACAGGCAGAGCCAGGATAACGGGGTCTCAGCAGAGAGCTTCCACG GTGATCTGCAAACAGGCCAGATGAAAATGGAGTTCTAG
- the LOC123161020 gene encoding transcription factor BHLH094 isoform X2 produces the protein MEGTAGGGSGDYITSLLTSSPMLDFGVLDGAVAAGGNCLEKFCGDPGFAERAARLSSFNGQHFTPGLFGMPPPAPGAGNGEFGGSREASSVSDPASAMKDANAKKRKAPAAKGKAKEPSLSTSCQVGEQKEADVKRCRTGDAEKKVKPKAEQAGSDSSVEDGEQRKGKGKNAKPVEPPKDYVHVRARRGQATDSHSLAERVRRERISQRMKFLQDLVPGCNKVIGKALMLDEIINYVQSLQRQVEFLSMKLATVNPLDFSNLPTLLHKDMYGPSASSVFSLESSSSAFPFSDQGDVFQSFLPSSMESQCTLNQLDLALSQATNAAQYAFQDGTATASTNLQQRNFWEDDLQSVFHVDNRQSQDNGVSAESFHGDLQTGQMKMEF, from the exons ATGGAGGGCACGGCCGGAGGCGGCAGCGGCGACTACATTACCAGCCTCCTCACCTCGTCGCCGATGCTCGACTTCGGCGTGCTGGACGGCGCCGTGGCGGCGGGCGGGAACTGCCTGGAGAAGTTCTGCGGCGACCCGGGGTTCGCGGAGCGGGCGGCGCGGCTGTCCAGCTTCAACGGGCAGCACTTCACGCCAGGGCTCTTCGGGATGCCACCGCCGGCGCCCGGCGCGGGCAACGGCGAGTTCGGCGGCTCGCGGGAGGCGTCTTCCGTGTCAGACCCTGCCTCGGCGATGAAGGACGCCaatgccaagaagaggaaggcgCCCGCGGCCAAAGGCAAGGCCAAGGAGCCTTCCCTCAGCACCTCTTGCCAG GTCGGGGAGCAGAAGGAGGCGGACGTCAAGAGGTGCAGGACGGGTGACGCCGAGAAGAAGGTGAAGCCCAAGGCGGAGCAGGCCGGGAGCGACAGCTCGGTGGAGGACGGCGAGCAGaggaagggcaaggggaagaatgCCAAGCCGGTGGAGCCCCCCAAGGACTACGTCCATGTCCGGGCAAGGAGAGGCCAGGCCACTGACAGCCACAGCCTGGCAGAGCGG GTGAGAAGAGAGAGGATCAGCCAGCGGATGAAATTTCTCCAGGACCTCGTCccaggatgcaacaag GTGATTGGCAAGGCACTGATGCTTGATGAGATCATAAACTACGTGCAGTCGCTTCAACGGCAAGTCGAG TTCCTCTCCATGAAGCTCGCAACCGTGAACCCGCTCGACTTCAGCAACCTGCCCACGCTCCTGCACAAAGAT ATGTACGGCCCATCGGCGAGCTCGGTGTTCTCGCTCGAGAGCTCCAGCTCGGCCTTCCCGTTCAGCGACCAAGGAGACGTCTTCCAGTCCTTCCTGCCCAGCAGCATGGAGAGCCAGTGCACCCTGAATCAGCTGGACCTGGCTCTGTCCCAGGCCACCAACGCAGCGCAGTACGCCTTCCAGGATGGGACGGCCACGGCCAGCACGAACCTCCAGCAG AGGAACTTCTGGGAGGATGATCTCCAGAGCGTTTTTCATGTGGACAACAGGCAGAGCCAGGATAACGGGGTCTCAGCAGAGAGCTTCCACG GTGATCTGCAAACAGGCCAGATGAAAATGGAGTTCTAG